From Quercus lobata isolate SW786 chromosome 1, ValleyOak3.0 Primary Assembly, whole genome shotgun sequence, one genomic window encodes:
- the LOC115981826 gene encoding uncharacterized protein LOC115981826 isoform X1 — protein sequence MVMARALLHLKSTSGFALACASQESQYRVQLPDKSRSARVLVLGGTGRVGGSTATALSKLCPDLQIIIAGRNREKGASMVATLGGRSEFAEVNIDNVKSLEAALRDVDLVVHTAGPFQQVEKCTVLEAAIHTKTAYIDVCDDTTYACRAKSFKTRAVAANIPAITTAGIYPGVSNVMAAELVRASRSESKGEPERLRFYYYTAGSGGAGPTILATSFLLLGEEVVAYNKGETIKLKPYSGMLNIDFGKGIGKRDVYLLNLPEVRSAHEVLGVPTVSARFGTAPFFWNWAMEAMTSLLPAEFLRDRSKVQELVQLFDPVVRSVDKVAGERVSMRVDLECSDGRNTVGIFSHRRLSVSVGAATAAFAIAVLEGSTQPGVWFPEEPEGIAIEAREILLKRAAQGTINFVMNKPSWMVETDPKELGLGIYV from the exons ATGGTTATGGCTCGGGCTTTGTTGCATTTGAAGAGCACAAGTGGGTTTGCATTGGCCTGTGCTAGTCAAGAAAGCCAATACAGGGTTCAACTCCCAGACAAGTCTAGGAGTGCACGTGTTTTGGTGCTGGGAGGAACGGGTCGGGTCGGAGGATCCACTGCCACTGCTCTTTCCAAGCTCTGCCCTGACCTCCAAATCATTATTGCTGGACGTAACAG GGAGAAGGGTGCTTCTATGGTGGCTACACTTGGGGGGAGGTCTGAGTTTGCTGAAGTCAACATTGACAATGTGAAAAGCCTGGAAGCAGCTTTAAGGG ATGTGGATCTTGTAGTTCATACTGCTGGTCCTTTCCAACAGGTAGAGAAATGCACTGTTCTGGAAGCTGCCATACATACCAAG ACAGCTTATATCGATGTTTGTGATGACACAACCTATGCATGCCGTGCTAAATCCTTCAAGACTAGAGCAGTAGCTGCAAATATTCCAGCTATTACAACAGCCGGAATTTACCCAGGAGTGAGCAATG TGATGGCAGCAGAGCTAGTTCGCGCTTCAAGAAGTGAAAGCAAGGGTGAGCCAGAGAGGCTACG ATTCTACTATTACACAGCAGGCAGTGGTGGTGCAGGTCCAACTATATTAGCTACTAGCTTTTTACTTCTTGGAGAGGAAGTGGTTGCATATAATAAAG GAGAAACGATCAAACTGAAGCCTTATAGTGGAATGCTCAACATTGACTTTGGAAAAGGAATTGGAAAGAGAGATGTTTACCTTTT GAATTTGCCTGAAGTAAGAAGTGCTCATGAGGTTCTAGGAGTACCAACTGTTAGTGCTCGATTTGGAACTGCACCGTTCTTCTGGAATTGGGCAATGGAAGCAATGACAAGTCTTCTTCCAGCG GAGTTTTTGAGAGACAGAAGCAAAGTCCAAGAATTAGTTCAACTATTTGACCCTGTAGTCCGATCGGTTGATAAGGTCGCTGGAGAGCGTGTTTCAATGAGG GTTGATTTGGAATGTTCTGATGGGCGCAATACAGTTGGTATATTCAGTCATAGGAGACTCTCTGT ATCTGTGGGAGCTGCTACAGCTGCATTTGCTATAGCTGTTCTTGAGGGAAGTACACAGCCTGGAGTTTGGTTTCCTGAAGAG CCAGAGGGAATTGCAATTGAGGCAAGGGAAATTCTTCTCAAACGTGCTGCACAAGgaacaatcaattttgtaatgaACAA gCCATCATGGATGGTTGAGACAGACCCTAAAGAGCTTGGATTGGGAATATATGTATGA
- the LOC115981826 gene encoding uncharacterized protein LOC115981826 isoform X2: MVMARALLHLKSTSGFALACASQESQYRVQLPDKSRSARVLVLGGTGRVGGSTATALSKLCPDLQIIIAGRNREKGASMVATLGGRSEFAEVNIDNVKSLEAALRGREMHCSGSCHTYQGEKKTAYIDVCDDTTYACRAKSFKTRAVAANIPAITTAGIYPGVSNVMAAELVRASRSESKGEPERLRFYYYTAGSGGAGPTILATSFLLLGEEVVAYNKGETIKLKPYSGMLNIDFGKGIGKRDVYLLNLPEVRSAHEVLGVPTVSARFGTAPFFWNWAMEAMTSLLPAEFLRDRSKVQELVQLFDPVVRSVDKVAGERVSMRVDLECSDGRNTVGIFSHRRLSVSVGAATAAFAIAVLEGSTQPGVWFPEEPEGIAIEAREILLKRAAQGTINFVMNKPSWMVETDPKELGLGIYV; this comes from the exons ATGGTTATGGCTCGGGCTTTGTTGCATTTGAAGAGCACAAGTGGGTTTGCATTGGCCTGTGCTAGTCAAGAAAGCCAATACAGGGTTCAACTCCCAGACAAGTCTAGGAGTGCACGTGTTTTGGTGCTGGGAGGAACGGGTCGGGTCGGAGGATCCACTGCCACTGCTCTTTCCAAGCTCTGCCCTGACCTCCAAATCATTATTGCTGGACGTAACAG GGAGAAGGGTGCTTCTATGGTGGCTACACTTGGGGGGAGGTCTGAGTTTGCTGAAGTCAACATTGACAATGTGAAAAGCCTGGAAGCAGCTTTAAGGG GTAGAGAAATGCACTGTTCTGGAAGCTGCCATACATACCAAGGTGAGAAAAAG ACAGCTTATATCGATGTTTGTGATGACACAACCTATGCATGCCGTGCTAAATCCTTCAAGACTAGAGCAGTAGCTGCAAATATTCCAGCTATTACAACAGCCGGAATTTACCCAGGAGTGAGCAATG TGATGGCAGCAGAGCTAGTTCGCGCTTCAAGAAGTGAAAGCAAGGGTGAGCCAGAGAGGCTACG ATTCTACTATTACACAGCAGGCAGTGGTGGTGCAGGTCCAACTATATTAGCTACTAGCTTTTTACTTCTTGGAGAGGAAGTGGTTGCATATAATAAAG GAGAAACGATCAAACTGAAGCCTTATAGTGGAATGCTCAACATTGACTTTGGAAAAGGAATTGGAAAGAGAGATGTTTACCTTTT GAATTTGCCTGAAGTAAGAAGTGCTCATGAGGTTCTAGGAGTACCAACTGTTAGTGCTCGATTTGGAACTGCACCGTTCTTCTGGAATTGGGCAATGGAAGCAATGACAAGTCTTCTTCCAGCG GAGTTTTTGAGAGACAGAAGCAAAGTCCAAGAATTAGTTCAACTATTTGACCCTGTAGTCCGATCGGTTGATAAGGTCGCTGGAGAGCGTGTTTCAATGAGG GTTGATTTGGAATGTTCTGATGGGCGCAATACAGTTGGTATATTCAGTCATAGGAGACTCTCTGT ATCTGTGGGAGCTGCTACAGCTGCATTTGCTATAGCTGTTCTTGAGGGAAGTACACAGCCTGGAGTTTGGTTTCCTGAAGAG CCAGAGGGAATTGCAATTGAGGCAAGGGAAATTCTTCTCAAACGTGCTGCACAAGgaacaatcaattttgtaatgaACAA gCCATCATGGATGGTTGAGACAGACCCTAAAGAGCTTGGATTGGGAATATATGTATGA
- the LOC115981826 gene encoding uncharacterized protein LOC115981826 isoform X3: protein MVMARALLHLKSTSGFALACASQESQYRVQLPDKSRSARVLVLGGTGRVGGSTATALSKLCPDLQIIIAGRNREKGASMVATLGGRSEFAEVNIDNVKSLEAALRGREMHCSGSCHTYQAYIDVCDDTTYACRAKSFKTRAVAANIPAITTAGIYPGVSNVMAAELVRASRSESKGEPERLRFYYYTAGSGGAGPTILATSFLLLGEEVVAYNKGETIKLKPYSGMLNIDFGKGIGKRDVYLLNLPEVRSAHEVLGVPTVSARFGTAPFFWNWAMEAMTSLLPAEFLRDRSKVQELVQLFDPVVRSVDKVAGERVSMRVDLECSDGRNTVGIFSHRRLSVSVGAATAAFAIAVLEGSTQPGVWFPEEPEGIAIEAREILLKRAAQGTINFVMNKPSWMVETDPKELGLGIYV, encoded by the exons ATGGTTATGGCTCGGGCTTTGTTGCATTTGAAGAGCACAAGTGGGTTTGCATTGGCCTGTGCTAGTCAAGAAAGCCAATACAGGGTTCAACTCCCAGACAAGTCTAGGAGTGCACGTGTTTTGGTGCTGGGAGGAACGGGTCGGGTCGGAGGATCCACTGCCACTGCTCTTTCCAAGCTCTGCCCTGACCTCCAAATCATTATTGCTGGACGTAACAG GGAGAAGGGTGCTTCTATGGTGGCTACACTTGGGGGGAGGTCTGAGTTTGCTGAAGTCAACATTGACAATGTGAAAAGCCTGGAAGCAGCTTTAAGGG GTAGAGAAATGCACTGTTCTGGAAGCTGCCATACATACCAAG CTTATATCGATGTTTGTGATGACACAACCTATGCATGCCGTGCTAAATCCTTCAAGACTAGAGCAGTAGCTGCAAATATTCCAGCTATTACAACAGCCGGAATTTACCCAGGAGTGAGCAATG TGATGGCAGCAGAGCTAGTTCGCGCTTCAAGAAGTGAAAGCAAGGGTGAGCCAGAGAGGCTACG ATTCTACTATTACACAGCAGGCAGTGGTGGTGCAGGTCCAACTATATTAGCTACTAGCTTTTTACTTCTTGGAGAGGAAGTGGTTGCATATAATAAAG GAGAAACGATCAAACTGAAGCCTTATAGTGGAATGCTCAACATTGACTTTGGAAAAGGAATTGGAAAGAGAGATGTTTACCTTTT GAATTTGCCTGAAGTAAGAAGTGCTCATGAGGTTCTAGGAGTACCAACTGTTAGTGCTCGATTTGGAACTGCACCGTTCTTCTGGAATTGGGCAATGGAAGCAATGACAAGTCTTCTTCCAGCG GAGTTTTTGAGAGACAGAAGCAAAGTCCAAGAATTAGTTCAACTATTTGACCCTGTAGTCCGATCGGTTGATAAGGTCGCTGGAGAGCGTGTTTCAATGAGG GTTGATTTGGAATGTTCTGATGGGCGCAATACAGTTGGTATATTCAGTCATAGGAGACTCTCTGT ATCTGTGGGAGCTGCTACAGCTGCATTTGCTATAGCTGTTCTTGAGGGAAGTACACAGCCTGGAGTTTGGTTTCCTGAAGAG CCAGAGGGAATTGCAATTGAGGCAAGGGAAATTCTTCTCAAACGTGCTGCACAAGgaacaatcaattttgtaatgaACAA gCCATCATGGATGGTTGAGACAGACCCTAAAGAGCTTGGATTGGGAATATATGTATGA
- the LOC115981826 gene encoding uncharacterized protein LOC115981826 isoform X4, which translates to MVMARALLHLKSTSGFALACASQESQYRVQLPDKSRSARVLVLGGTGRVGGSTATALSKLCPDLQIIIAGRNREKGASMVATLGGRSEFAEVNIDNVKSLEAALRGREMHCSGSCHTYQVMAAELVRASRSESKGEPERLRFYYYTAGSGGAGPTILATSFLLLGEEVVAYNKGETIKLKPYSGMLNIDFGKGIGKRDVYLLNLPEVRSAHEVLGVPTVSARFGTAPFFWNWAMEAMTSLLPAEFLRDRSKVQELVQLFDPVVRSVDKVAGERVSMRVDLECSDGRNTVGIFSHRRLSVSVGAATAAFAIAVLEGSTQPGVWFPEEPEGIAIEAREILLKRAAQGTINFVMNKPSWMVETDPKELGLGIYV; encoded by the exons ATGGTTATGGCTCGGGCTTTGTTGCATTTGAAGAGCACAAGTGGGTTTGCATTGGCCTGTGCTAGTCAAGAAAGCCAATACAGGGTTCAACTCCCAGACAAGTCTAGGAGTGCACGTGTTTTGGTGCTGGGAGGAACGGGTCGGGTCGGAGGATCCACTGCCACTGCTCTTTCCAAGCTCTGCCCTGACCTCCAAATCATTATTGCTGGACGTAACAG GGAGAAGGGTGCTTCTATGGTGGCTACACTTGGGGGGAGGTCTGAGTTTGCTGAAGTCAACATTGACAATGTGAAAAGCCTGGAAGCAGCTTTAAGGG GTAGAGAAATGCACTGTTCTGGAAGCTGCCATACATACCAAG TGATGGCAGCAGAGCTAGTTCGCGCTTCAAGAAGTGAAAGCAAGGGTGAGCCAGAGAGGCTACG ATTCTACTATTACACAGCAGGCAGTGGTGGTGCAGGTCCAACTATATTAGCTACTAGCTTTTTACTTCTTGGAGAGGAAGTGGTTGCATATAATAAAG GAGAAACGATCAAACTGAAGCCTTATAGTGGAATGCTCAACATTGACTTTGGAAAAGGAATTGGAAAGAGAGATGTTTACCTTTT GAATTTGCCTGAAGTAAGAAGTGCTCATGAGGTTCTAGGAGTACCAACTGTTAGTGCTCGATTTGGAACTGCACCGTTCTTCTGGAATTGGGCAATGGAAGCAATGACAAGTCTTCTTCCAGCG GAGTTTTTGAGAGACAGAAGCAAAGTCCAAGAATTAGTTCAACTATTTGACCCTGTAGTCCGATCGGTTGATAAGGTCGCTGGAGAGCGTGTTTCAATGAGG GTTGATTTGGAATGTTCTGATGGGCGCAATACAGTTGGTATATTCAGTCATAGGAGACTCTCTGT ATCTGTGGGAGCTGCTACAGCTGCATTTGCTATAGCTGTTCTTGAGGGAAGTACACAGCCTGGAGTTTGGTTTCCTGAAGAG CCAGAGGGAATTGCAATTGAGGCAAGGGAAATTCTTCTCAAACGTGCTGCACAAGgaacaatcaattttgtaatgaACAA gCCATCATGGATGGTTGAGACAGACCCTAAAGAGCTTGGATTGGGAATATATGTATGA
- the LOC115950220 gene encoding G-type lectin S-receptor-like serine/threonine-protein kinase LECRK2: MAFVHPHPFVFLLILLPISAVAQNDADYVNVGDSLTATDENNTSWLSPSGDFAFGFSPLDQKDLFLLSIWFAKIPEKTVVWNARLDNPVPRGSKVELITDRGLVLTGPQNDELWTTNSTGTFFGFMNNTGNFVLEDSNYNKLWESFKNPSDTMLPAQIMERGGVLSSRQSETNFSKGRFQLQLGDNGNLVLQTINLPTDNPNEAYYESQTTAGDNGTLSPGKELVFNESGYMYIMKDDNQRVALRPARVESTADFYFRATLNFDGVFTQCSHPRTSNASGSWNPIWSVPDNICVNSNAKTGSGTCGFNSICTLKPDRRPMCTCPKGYSFLDPNDPYGTCKPDFIQGCAEDELGPGKDLYYFEVLKNIDWPFSDYAYMKPYTEDQCKKSCMEDCMCAVAIFRSGDSCWKKKLPLSNGKVDSNLNGGLAFFKIRNNNSITLPDDRLPNPKPENKNQNNLILMWSMLLGGSVFVNIILIAAICLGVFFIYHKRLKRPILNVDAVEMNLLCFTYKELVEATDGFKEELGRGAFGIVYKGAIQMSSNVLVAVKKLDSLFQENSDKEFKTEVTVIGQTHHKNLVRLLGFCDEGLHRLLVYEFLSNGTLASFLYRDSKPSWNLRVQIAVGIARGLLYLHEECSTQIIHCDIKPQNILLDDYYNARISDFGLAKRLILNQSKTHTNIRGTKGYVAPEWFRNMPITTKVDVYSYGVMLLEIICSRRSVNLETIGEQQAILTDWAYDCYQEGRLDSLVEYDVEALDDRRKLVRFVMVAIWCIQEDPFLRPTMRRATQMLEGVVEVPVPPSPYPYSKTS, translated from the coding sequence ATGGCTTTTGTTCATCCTCACCCTTTTGTTTTCTTACTAATTCTGCTACCAATCTCTGCGGTTGCACAAAACGATGCTGATTATGTTAACGTTGGCGACTCTCTCACTGCAACTGATGAGAACAACACTTCATGGCTATCGCCTTCTGGTGATTTTGCCTTCGGATTTAGCCCACTGGACCAAAAGGATCTCTTCCTTCTTTCCATTTGGTTTGCTAAAATACCAGAAAAAACCGTAGTTTGGAATGCTAGACTAGATAACCCTGTACCCAGGGGATCAAAAGTGGAACTAATCACTGATCGTGGGCTAGTTCTTACTGGCCCTCAAAACGATGAGTTGTGGACAACTAATTCCACTGGCACTTTCTTTGGTTTCATGAACAATACAGGCAACTTTGTGCTTGAAGATAGTAACTACAATAAGTTATGGGAGAGCTTCAAGAATCCCAGCGACACGATGTTACCTGCACAAATTATGGAAAGGGGAGGGGTGCTTTCTTCTCGACAATCAGAGACCAACTTTTCCAAAGGCAGGTTCCAGCTACAATTGGGTGATAATGGGAATCTTGTTCTCCAAACAATCAACTTGCCCACTGACAATCCTAATGAAGCTTATTACGAAAGTCAGACCACTGCTGGCGATAATGGTACATTGAGTCCTGGTAAAGAACTCGTCTTCAATGAGTCAGGCTACATGTACATTATGAAAGATGATAACCAAAGAGTTGCTCTGAGACCGGCAAGGGTAGAATCAACTgctgatttttattttagagcAACTCTCAACTTTGATGGAGTTTTCACCCAATGTTCTCACCCAAGGACTTCCAATGCCAGTGGAAGTTGGAATCCGATCTGGTCTGTGCCGGATAATATTTGTGTTAACAGTAATGCAAAAACAGGAAGTGGCACTTGTGGTTTTAATAGTATATGCACCCTCAAGCCAGATCGAAGGCCGATGTGTACATGCCCCAAGGGATACTCCTTTCTCGATCCAAATGACCCATATGGCACCTGCAAACCAGACTTCATACAAGGCTGTGCAGAAGATGAGCTAGGTCCTGGAAAAgatctttattattttgaagtgctaaaaaatatagattGGCCATTCTCAGACTATGCATACATGAAGCCTTATACTGAAGATCAATGCAAAAAGTCCTGCATGGAAGATTGTATGTGTGCTGTTGCGATTTTCAGATCAGGTGATAGCTGTTGGAAGAAGAAGCTGCCTCTCTCAAATGGGAAAGTCGACAGCAACCTTAATGGTGGGCTGGCTTTTTTCAAAATCAGAAACAATAATTCCATCACACTTCCAGATGATCGATTGCCAAATCCAAAACCAGAAAATAAGAATCAGAATAATTTGATCCTCATGTGGTCAATGCTTCTCGGTGGTTCTGTGTTTGTTAACATTATTTTAATTGCGGCAATTTGTCTGGGTGTTTTCTTCATTTATCATAAGAGGCTCAAAAGACCTATACTAAATGTTGATGCTGTGGAGATGAATTTGCTATGTTTTACTTACAAAGAACTTGTAGAAGCTACAGATGGGTTCAAAGAAGAACTGGGAAGGGGAGCTTTCGGCATTGTTTACAAAGGAGCAATTCAAATGAGTTCTAATGTCCTTGTGGCAGTCAAGAAGTTAGATAGTTTGTTTCAAGAAAATAGTGATAAAGAGTTCAAAACTGAAGTGACTGTGATTGGTCAAACACATCACAAGAACCTAGTTCGACTGCTTGGGTTTTGTGATGAGGGGTTACACCGATTATTGGTATATGAGTTCTTGAGCAATGGTACTTTGGCAAGTTTTCTTTATCGAGACTCGAAACCCAGTTGGAATCTAAGAGTACAAATTGCAGTTGGGATTGCCAGAGGACTCTTGTACTTACATGAAGAGTGCAGCACCCAGATTATCCATTGTGATATAAAGCCTCAAAATATACTTCTTGATGACTATTACAATGCTCGAATTTCTGACTTTGGATTGGCAAAACGTTTGATATTGAACCAAAGCAAGACTCATACTAACATTAGAGGAACAAAAGGATATGTTGCACCTGAATGGTTTAGGAACATGCCGATCACAACCAAAGTGGATGTTTATAGCTATGGTGTCATGCTACTAGAGATAATTTGCAGTCGAAGAAGCGTAAATTTGGAGACAATTGGGGAACAACAAGCAATTTTGACTGACTGGGCTTATGATTGCTATCAAGAAGGAAGGCTAGATTCTCTTGTTGAATATGATGTGGAAGCATTGGATGACAGAAGGAAGCTTGTGAGGTTTGTGATGGTTGCCATTTGGTGTATTCAAGAAGACCCATTTCTTAGACCTACCATGAGGAGGGCTACACAGATGCTTGAGGGTGTTGTTGAAGTACCGGTTCCACCAAGCCCTTATCCTTATAGTAAGACTAGTTAA